The Gemmatimonadota bacterium genome has a segment encoding these proteins:
- a CDS encoding sigma 54-interacting transcriptional regulator: MPVPSRPATVGDLKRSGYRPRPVKDEIRANLLRKLAAEGPLFPGIIGYDDSVVPQVLNALLARQNFVLLGLRGQAKSRIIRQLVSLLDEEIPILAGSEVNDDPLRPISKYGRLLLEEQGDAAPVLWLPRESRFVEKLATPDVTIADIIGDVDPIRAARGGHVLADELTIHYGLLPRANRGIFALNELPDLAGKIQVGLFNIMQEGDVQIKGYPVRLRLDVLLVFTANPEDYTARGKIITPLKDRIGAEVATHYPETVELGMAITRQEAWVERDGRLVDIPEFVAESIERVAFLARADKRVDQRSGVSQRMPITVLENAVSNAERRALLVGEAVIVPRPSDIYAALPAITGKLELEYEGELVGAGRVARELVAQAAAQTLRAIHEDLPDAAFDEVVSHFDQGGVLQLGDAASAEACLEGFALVSGLLDAVQELGLCRENAPAYTVAACELVLESLVAERRISRSESGSYARAHRRATPPGPAGPPKFEV, translated from the coding sequence ATGCCTGTTCCCTCTCGCCCCGCCACCGTAGGGGATCTCAAGCGCAGCGGCTACCGGCCTCGCCCCGTCAAGGACGAGATCCGCGCCAACCTGCTGCGCAAGCTGGCCGCGGAGGGGCCGCTCTTCCCCGGAATCATCGGCTACGACGACTCCGTCGTGCCGCAGGTGCTGAACGCCTTGCTGGCGCGCCAGAACTTCGTGCTGCTGGGGCTGCGCGGGCAGGCCAAGAGCCGGATCATCCGCCAGCTCGTTTCGCTGCTGGACGAGGAGATCCCCATCCTGGCCGGCAGCGAGGTGAACGATGATCCGCTGCGCCCCATCTCCAAGTACGGCCGTCTGCTGCTCGAGGAGCAGGGGGATGCTGCGCCGGTCCTGTGGCTGCCGCGGGAGTCGCGCTTCGTGGAAAAGCTCGCCACGCCGGACGTTACCATCGCGGACATCATTGGCGATGTCGATCCCATCCGCGCGGCGCGCGGCGGCCACGTGCTGGCCGACGAGCTGACCATCCACTACGGGTTGCTGCCCCGGGCCAACCGCGGCATCTTCGCGCTCAACGAGCTGCCGGATCTGGCGGGCAAGATCCAGGTGGGGCTGTTCAACATCATGCAGGAGGGCGACGTCCAGATCAAAGGCTACCCGGTGCGGCTGCGGCTGGACGTGCTGCTCGTCTTCACGGCCAACCCGGAGGACTACACGGCGCGAGGGAAGATCATTACGCCGCTCAAGGACCGCATTGGCGCGGAGGTGGCCACGCATTACCCGGAGACGGTAGAGCTGGGCATGGCCATCACGCGGCAGGAGGCCTGGGTCGAGCGGGATGGCCGGCTGGTGGACATCCCAGAGTTCGTGGCCGAGAGCATCGAGCGAGTGGCGTTTCTCGCGCGCGCCGACAAGCGCGTGGACCAGCGCTCCGGCGTGAGCCAGCGCATGCCGATTACGGTGCTGGAGAATGCGGTCTCGAACGCGGAGCGGCGCGCGCTACTGGTGGGCGAGGCGGTGATCGTGCCCCGGCCCAGCGACATTTACGCGGCACTGCCAGCCATCACCGGGAAGCTCGAGCTCGAGTACGAGGGCGAGCTGGTCGGCGCGGGCAGGGTCGCCCGCGAACTGGTGGCGCAGGCGGCGGCGCAGACCCTGCGCGCGATCCATGAAGACCTGCCGGATGCCGCGTTCGATGAAGTGGTCAGCCACTTCGACCAGGGGGGCGTGCTCCAGCTCGGCGATGCCGCTTCGGCGGAGGCCTGCCTGGAAGGTTTTGCCCTGGTGAGCGGATTGCTGGACGCCGTGCAGGAGCTGGGGCTCTGCCGGGAGAATGCGCCGGCCTACACCGTGGCCGCCTGCGAGCTGGTGCTCGAGAGCCTCGTCGCCGAACGGCGCATCAGCCGCTCCGAGAGCGGAAGCTATGCCCGCGCACACCGACGAGCGACGCCACCCGGACCGGCCGGCCCACCGAAATTCGAGGTGTGA